From Polaribacter haliotis:
TGATAAAGAGGAGTTAATGGCGCATTTCGAGAAAGATTATTACTTAGCACAAGAAAAAGGGATTAGCTTAAACCCTATTTTAAACTCTTTCCAGCAAACTGTAAATAGATATAATATTCCAGATCACATGGTACAGGCTTTTTTATCGAGCATGAAAGCCGATTTATACAAAACAGAATATCAAACAAAAGAAGAATATGATGCGTATATTTATGGTTCTGCAGACGTTGTAGGTTTAATGTGTTTAAAAGTGTTTGTAAATGGAGATAATGATCAATTTAACGAATTAAAAGATGCAGCAATGCGTTTGGGGTCCGCTTTTCAGAAAGTAAATTTTCTAAGAGATTTAAAAGACGATTTAGAGTTGTTAAATCGTTCTTATTTTCCAAATATCGATTTAGGTAAATTAGACCAATCTTCAAAACAAATAATTATAGACGAAATTGAAGCCGATTTCGATTATGCATTTAAAAATGGAATTTTAAAATTACCAGTAGAAGCAAAATTCGGAGTATATATGGCATATAGATATTACAGAAGGTTATTAAAGAAATTAAGTAATGTACCTTCAGAACAAATTATGGACACCAGAATTAGAATATCTGATCCAATGAAAATAAATTTGCTTGCAAGAAGTTATGTAAAATATAAATTAAACATGATTTAAAATGTTATACGCATTAATTACGCTAGCTGTTTTTTTATTGATGGAATGTGTAACTTGGCTTACACATAAGTATGTAATGCATGGTTTTGGCTGGTTTTTACACGAGGACCATCATGAGCCAGGTTATCCTCATGTTTTCGAAAAAAATGATGCTTTTTTTATCGTTTTTGCGATACCTAGTATGGCATTATTTTTTTTAGGAACCTACACACCACACACATATTTACTTTTTATTGGTTTAGGAATCTTATGTTACGGAATTGCCTATTTTTTAGTACACGATGTTTTAATTCACCAACGTTTTAAATGGTTTAAAAACACAGATAATAGATACTTAAAAGCTTTAAGAAAAGCACACAAAGTGCACCATAAAAATATGGGTAAAGAAGACAGCCAATGTTTTGGAATGTTGTTTGTACCTCTTAAATATTTTAAAGAACAGAATTTGTTTTAATTTTGTTTTGGGCGTTTTAACGGGCTTTCGCTACTCGTTTTTTTATGAAAATTAAAAAAGAGCTCAAACAATTAGCCTGTCTTGAGCGAAGTCGAAAGGCTCAATCCTTAACACACTTACTTCGAGTTTTTTTGCTTTCACAAAGGTTTTTCTCTTTTCAAAAATTATTCAGTTTCAATCTAATATATAATTAAACCAATATCTCGAAATGTAATATTTATTTACTCGATTTAATTCTTCCTAATTTTTTTAAAAAAAATTAAAGAATATTTAAAACGAAATAGTTTTAACACAGTTCTAATTTCTAAAGTTTTAATAGTTATACCTACATAACGCTTGTAATCAAAAACTTATTTTTACAGGAACTTCTACTAAAATTAATTAGTTAAAATTTGTAAATTTTTATTTCTAAAATTTTTAATTATTTCTGTAAGATTATAAGTTTAACACGTCTATGTATGTATATTTAAACTTTTTAAAAACCTATAAATTTGTATGGATTTGATAATGAGTACCTTTAAAATGATAATAAAAAAATGAAATATTTTAGAATAATAATACTATTGATATTTGCAGGTTTTTTTTCTTCCTGTGAACACTTTTTTGAATTTAGTGTATATGAAGCAAATGTAAAAGCTTCAAATAAAAATACAACCTCTAAAAATCTACAATTATTAGAAAATATTACAGTCCAATCTCAAGAGTTTAAGTTCGCATTTCTTTCGGATGTTCACTATTATTATGATGATCTTAAAGCAGTAATAGATGACATAAACAAAAGAGAAGATGTTTTGTTTGTAATTTTTGGAGGTGATATTGCAGATCAAGCATTATTAAAAGAGTATGAGTTTTTTTATGATATAATGAAAACTTTAAAAAAACCATACTTTACAGTTATTGGAAATCACGATTATAATTCAAATGGAGGTTTTATATACAAAACAATGTTTGGAGATTATAATTACTCTTTCGAATTTAATAATAACAAATTTGTGCTTTTTGATGATGTTGTTTTAGAGAGTAATAAAGACCCAGATTTTAATTGGTTGTCTAGTGAGTTAATTGGAAATGAGAATTATAATCAAGTATTTGTAATTGCACATATTCCACCAAATGGCGATCAATTTAATGATGAAATGGAACAAAAATATAGAACAATATTGAAAGAGAATAACGTGCCTTTATCTTTACATGGTCATACTCACACTTATTCTTATGAACAAGGAGATGTAAGTTATTTTACGGTACCATCACTAAAAGATTTAGGTTATGGAATTGTAACTGTACAAGAAAAAAGTTTTAATGTTGAATTGATAGAGCTATAAACAAAATGAAGACTAAAAAAAATATTATAGTATCTATAGCATTAATATACGTTACTTTTTTTAATGCACAAGAGCCAAGTTCTAATGATAAAAAACCATGGTACAAGCCAGATTATGTAAAAATGCAATTTGGAGGTAACATTGGTTTTATTTCTCTTGGTATTGGGTATGAAGTTTTCGAGAATGTATTGTTTTCAGAACTATTATATGGTTACGTACCAAAATCTATTTCCCAAGCAGATAGAATACATTTAATAACAATAAAAAACACTTTTCCAATAATTAAAAAAGAGATTGGTAAAAACTTAACTATTTCTCCAATTGCTGGTTTTGCGACTACTTTAGATATTGGTACAACCACATTTACCACACTTCCAAGTAAATATCCAGA
This genomic window contains:
- a CDS encoding metallophosphoesterase family protein — protein: MKYFRIIILLIFAGFFSSCEHFFEFSVYEANVKASNKNTTSKNLQLLENITVQSQEFKFAFLSDVHYYYDDLKAVIDDINKREDVLFVIFGGDIADQALLKEYEFFYDIMKTLKKPYFTVIGNHDYNSNGGFIYKTMFGDYNYSFEFNNNKFVLFDDVVLESNKDPDFNWLSSELIGNENYNQVFVIAHIPPNGDQFNDEMEQKYRTILKENNVPLSLHGHTHTYSYEQGDVSYFTVPSLKDLGYGIVTVQEKSFNVELIEL
- a CDS encoding phytoene/squalene synthase family protein; translated protein: MKELFDTVSNDCSKLVTKKYSTSFSLAVNMLSPKIRTDIYNIYGFVRFADEIVDTFHDYDKEELMAHFEKDYYLAQEKGISLNPILNSFQQTVNRYNIPDHMVQAFLSSMKADLYKTEYQTKEEYDAYIYGSADVVGLMCLKVFVNGDNDQFNELKDAAMRLGSAFQKVNFLRDLKDDLELLNRSYFPNIDLGKLDQSSKQIIIDEIEADFDYAFKNGILKLPVEAKFGVYMAYRYYRRLLKKLSNVPSEQIMDTRIRISDPMKINLLARSYVKYKLNMI
- a CDS encoding sterol desaturase family protein, whose product is MLYALITLAVFLLMECVTWLTHKYVMHGFGWFLHEDHHEPGYPHVFEKNDAFFIVFAIPSMALFFLGTYTPHTYLLFIGLGILCYGIAYFLVHDVLIHQRFKWFKNTDNRYLKALRKAHKVHHKNMGKEDSQCFGMLFVPLKYFKEQNLF